CATCAGGTCACGGTCTATGCTGTAAGTGGCTGGGTGGCCGAGCACCCCTCATGTCCAGGGCCTCTGCTGCAGCACAGTGACACCAGATGCCAGTCAGCTGGAGGCCTGTAAGTGGCaaattgtgctgttcttctagcACCTTCTGTCTGCCTCTTTATTTCAGTCTCTTTCTATTCTCAGTTGCATTTCTATTTCCAAAGCAGCCTCTCATCTTGTGCTTGGTTTGAATTCAATTTAAATAGGAATTTATCTGGATTGTCAAATGATTGAGAGAGAGAAAATGAGTGCCAGCAAGTGGAAGAAGCCTTACATGACAAGAGGCTCTGCAGTCCATGTGGCTGCATCCATAATATGAGAAATGACTTGATGTGGAACcctacttcctcctcctcctctctatatCCCCTTTTACTTCCTCCCTCTTTTTTCCTCCCACCTCTAAAGCTTCACTAACATGCTGAAGAACAAGCAACCCACTGCGGTAAGCATTCGAGCCACCATGCAACAGCAACATTTGGCCAGTGCCCGCAATCGGCGCCTGGCCCAACAGATGGAGAACCGGCCGTCAGTGCAGGCTGCTCTCAATCACAAACAGGTGAGGCTATGGTCATGCTGCAAAATGTGTCGTTGCCTTCTTGTTTTACTGAAATTTACTGGAATATTCTGATGTAGAAGTAATTTTTACAACATAGTCAAAACTTGCATAAAACCTCACAAAAATAGCTTTTTGACCTTTATCATAATTATCCATATTGATTGGTGTGAAAACATTCATAGGAGCACATAAAGATTACTTAAGCTCATGTCTCAGTAACACCTCTCTAGCACCAAGGAGGATATTAGTTTTCACAGGTGAAATGTTTGACATTCCGTTGACTTTGTGGAATGTCCATTTAATATAAAACAACTCCAGTGAATGATGATGCTCTTTGTCTTATAACTGTCATGTCTAATATTTGCAAGCTTTggtctttttaaattttttttgtatacATTGCAGTTTTTCAGACACACCTTTAAGTATCTGCTTTTAATGGTCCTAACTATTGTAACATCTCTTAAATGATGGCAGTTATTGGTTCTAACTATGTATGCTCAGTAGTTGTCATGGAATTGCATTTGTAATCACACTATTTTGGCTTTTGATTAGTAGCAGCTCAACCCTCAATTATCACTGCAGTTGTTCTATTGCTAAGTGCAGACATGTTGAGTACTGTTCTAAACTGATACGAGGACATGATCGTTGGCATATTGAATCTGTGACATGGCTGTGGAGTGTGTTCTCCTCATAGCCCACAGATAGTTGTCAGATCAGTGCACCCTGTTTGACATGATAATGTGTAACAGAGCCTGAAGCAGCGCCTAGGAAAGAGCAACATCCAAGCCAGGCTGGGCCGGCCCATAGGAGCTCTGATGCGAGGAGGACCatctggaggaagaggaggcatgAGGGGGATGACGAGGGGAGGCCTGAGAGGACGATCCAGAGGAGGAGTGATGAGAGGAGCGCTTTCCCTCAGAGGTGATGCTCATGTCCGCCATGCGTTTTCGCTGAAGCAATGGCGCCTCAGACTAAGTGCTTCTGGTGTTGTTTCCAGGGAAACGCATGCCTCCAGGTGGGCCCATGCGTGGCCGAGGCTCCGCTGGCCGTGTGATGATGCGTAGAGGAGGCCGTCACAGGGGAGGAGCAACGGGTCGAGGAGGCGCTCTGTCACGGGGAGCAGCACGGGGAGGAATGGCCAGAGGTCAGACGTAGATAATTCTGCTGAGTTTAAAGTGTGTGTAAAGATGAAATAAgtatctgaataaataagtgtgtATTTAACCATCCATTCAAATTAGAATAAGAAAATgtgtataaaacaaaaaaaattcaatgaaaaGTCATGAAAATTAGCAGTATCCTCTTGGAGATAAAGATGGACGAAGTTGACCAGTGCATGGAACCTTTTCCACTAGAACTACTGTTAACACTTAAAAGGGCCCACAAGGAACAAAAACATCCAGTTAAATTCTACATTCTTCAGATTAATTAACCTGCTGCAGTGGACACCATTGGATCATAGTCTGAAAAGTAGCTACAAAACAGCCCAGAGTTTAATCCATGTTTAATACATCactttacaaaataaaacaaactaatgGCAACACCAGCACTTCCCATGTTATTCTATGGTAAAAGGCAGGCTTTCataaaaatattctaaatgtagAGTACATCTGCACTTATTCGTATTCCCTCGCCTGCCCATCGGGCACATACATGTGTATAGTAAATTGCAGTTTTGaaagtttttaatttttatttggtgAAAGACCACCCTGTTTTATTAATTCCTAATTTTTCACCTCTTCGACTTTCTGAGTGGTCATTTTTTGATCTTGATCCAATAATGGTACTGTGTGCCATCATAATGGAGGCCTTGGTTCCCTAAAACAGGTGAAGGTTTGAGGACCAAGGAGATCAGAAGAGCTATGACCAAGGAGAGACACAGCAGAGCTCTTCTTCCCTTTTCCCTTTGCTTTGTGGAAGTGTTTTCAACAATGTGACTTGTCACATGTAAAAGAGATGTGTGACACACACTTGGATTATACAAACTACAGCAGGACCATAACTAACAATTAGGTTTTCCTCAATCTTTAGTTGTATTAGTTGATTAAAATCATCAAATGCTTGATAAAACTTGTAtgtgctgaaaataaaaacaaacattcctACGTGGCCTACTGACACTCAAACCTCATCTGTCATAAAATTCAGGGGTAAAGAACAGCTGTTGCACTTGTGTATCTGTGTAACTCACCTATTTAACATTAGAACTCCAAAGTAACATTTCCTGTTGTTAAATATCTTTTGCTTCGACGCTTTCCTCGCCTTCAACTTGTTTGCTTTAATGTCTGGTGGGAATGGCGATGAGTCGAGGCGATAACCCAAGGAGCTTCGATCTGAGAACCATCTCAGATTTTGTTGTATACAGACTTTAATCAGATGGTCTTAATTTGGGTGGGGGGGTCTTCTGTGGAATCACCATTGTTTCTATATGTGTTTGTGCTTGACAGGTCGCGGGGGTTTGCGTGGACGTGGTTTTGCTGCCCGTGGTGGTCGCGGCCGTGGGCGGGGCCGGGGTGTCGGGCGACCTGCGGTGACCCGTGAACAACTGGACAACCAATTAGATGCGTACATGTCAAAGACCAAAGGTCACTTGGACGCTGAACTGGACGCCTACATGGCCCAGGCCGACCCCGACAGCATGGAGTGAAGCTGAAGATGCACCAGACACGACTGATACACTGAACCCCGCATACAGTGAAGGGTTTGCACCAGACTGATGGGCTCACTGACGTTTGCTTAGAATCATTTAGACAAGATGGAGGCGGAGCTGTAGAACAGGCTCATCTGAACGCGCTTTGACCACAACTCTGCTGTGTAACAACTCGCTATAAACATTTGAAGACTTTGTCAAGGGACCTTATACACACCACACTTGTCTGGAACTGGCTCATGATCCTGCTGTATTCATCCTCTGGTTGAATCagtcttttttattaaaaaaaaaagtgtactcATTATTTTGGCTTTGACAACTTACACATACTACATTGGCATATCTACTTGGTCTTTCTTAAAAAGAGAAATATGCGAAGAGTTGTATAAGAGTATTGCCATTTGTCGTTTTGTATTTAAAAGATGTAgtgtttttgggggggggggggttctgtttgtttttgttttgtttttattttttaagcctGTCAGTTTTATCGGGGAGTTGGTGTTCTTTACCTGTTCTTGAAATAATTTGTTTTAATGATATCAGTTTTATAGACTTTAAATGGACTTGCATAAAAGATTGACCACAAATGATGCAAGTAATGTTGTCTATCCCAAGTCTCAATTAAAATAGCCGCTTATGGCAATCCAAGAATATGaggtttttgtatattttcatggAAATAAAAGGGACAAAGACTGAGATGTATGATTGTAAAAACAACCCACTATAACTAAAAGAGCGTGTAGATTTCAATGGAGAATTCTGTACAGGtgacaacaaatggaaacactaGACTTAAAATCTATTAATCCTATGTGATGAGGCATTGTAAAATGGAGAAGACTACAGAaaaaagtttttgtacatttacagtaaatgtaAAATTCATCAAACACCATCTgactttagtttttgttttattagttttagtaatTTTCTATTGATTACTTATAAATGACTACATCTGAGAGGAAATCTGAACTTaacattttctgcctgtttttataTCGGTGTACTTCAGCCATCATGTTCACCGGACCAGTGTCAGACAAGCCTGTTTGTTCCTACCCTAACAGAACTATTATAACTATTCTTATAGCTATTAATATTCTATTATTGTAATTACTATTATAGATATTATTAAGATGTATTAACTCTTCTAACTTTTATCATTAGAATTATTCTATCTTTcatgttcatctgttcatggttgGAATGTTTGGTCGGGGTCAACTCCCCAGGAAATTTGTCTTTAACATGCTTTTCTGCCTTCTGATTAATATTCATCTATTTTCCAAACCGCTTGGTCCTGACAGGGTTGCAGGGGGCTGGGGTTGAGATCAACCAATGGGTGAAGGCAGCAGTTTTTGATAAGTTTTATTAATTTATGCCATCAATTTATGGGGGCAATGTTTTGATTTATGAGAAGGGAAAACACCAATTCAGACATCAGGTAATGGAATAGAAATTGCATTCATTTATTCTGTATAATAGTGATATATTCTGTAAACTACAACCCGTAAAATATCTAAAGCACAGCTGCAAAAATCATCTACACAGATTATTCACTGAATTAATTTTGATGCCTATTTTTACAAAACTTCACAGATATTTGGATCAAAAACAAAAGCGTATTTTCCTCCTCAGATCTACATTGTTCTCATTCCATAGACCATAGTTGTTTGAACATAGTAACTAGTTAGTAGAAATTTTACTTCATTCTACATAAATCCTACTAATGATAAAGAAATACTTGAAAtggtaaaaaaatttaaaacgcCCAAagatgaccgaagcaggagcctggttcgcgttgccggcagtaagtcagacctgttccaggtgcatgttggactccggcagggctgccctttgtcactggttctgttcataatctttatggacagaatttctaggcgcagccaggggccggaggtgGTCTGacttggggaccacaggatttcatctctttttgcagatgatgttgtcctgttggcctcatcgaacctggaccttcagtgtgcactggggtggtttgcagctgagtgtgaagcgaacgggatgaggatcagcacc
This DNA window, taken from Sphaeramia orbicularis chromosome 11, fSphaOr1.1, whole genome shotgun sequence, encodes the following:
- the chtopa gene encoding chromatin target of PRMT1a, whose translation is MSAASSQKVVLKSTTKVSLNERFTNMLKNKQPTAVSIRATMQQQHLASARNRRLAQQMENRPSVQAALNHKQSLKQRLGKSNIQARLGRPIGALMRGGPSGGRGGMRGMTRGGLRGRSRGGVMRGALSLRGKRMPPGGPMRGRGSAGRVMMRRGGRHRGGATGRGGALSRGAARGGMARGRGGLRGRGFAARGGRGRGRGRGVGRPAVTREQLDNQLDAYMSKTKGHLDAELDAYMAQADPDSME